Proteins from one Dehalococcoidales bacterium genomic window:
- a CDS encoding glycosyltransferase translates to MERRDHYNGTVDAGLAGIPLFRQDIETMKIAMVLPWFPSLDARTVEAQQGVFDFRQTMQLAERGHEFKIISVRWRGQSSAESFGDRVAVRRLSPLFIFPKIRYPVPELFSFSRAIKKLCRDWRPDVLYYSHAIYLTALPVLWLRKTGIPVIAGTDALPGVAWFYGSRLVDLAGRLYTKLVLKRILNLADGVHLMSSQLMKQGESIGLDKTKAFTITRGVDTAVFHPAPPPAGLRESLGIGERDTVVLYAGRLDLVKGVGYLLRAAARVLPRRPAVKVLIVGEGSLRKQYEAYAAPLSPAVIFAGWRKDIPRLMNAADIFVLPSLSEGAANVAMEAGASGLPVIASAVGEIPHIIVPGLTGELVAPGDVDGLAAALEKLLDSPALARQMGEAARKRMAEKYTWNIICEAVAGEYGQVIDRFSRAGERQ, encoded by the coding sequence TTGGAACGCCGTGACCACTACAATGGAACCGTTGACGCCGGACTGGCCGGTATTCCGCTGTTCCGGCAAGATATTGAAACGATGAAAATAGCTATGGTTTTGCCCTGGTTTCCTTCGCTGGACGCCCGCACCGTTGAGGCGCAGCAGGGCGTGTTCGATTTTCGCCAGACGATGCAGCTGGCGGAGCGGGGCCATGAGTTTAAGATTATCTCGGTCAGATGGCGGGGCCAGTCTTCCGCCGAATCTTTCGGCGATAGGGTGGCGGTGCGCCGCCTTTCCCCCCTTTTCATCTTCCCCAAAATACGTTACCCTGTTCCTGAGTTGTTCTCTTTCAGCCGGGCAATAAAGAAATTGTGCCGGGACTGGCGGCCGGACGTGCTCTATTACAGTCACGCCATTTATCTTACGGCCCTGCCGGTGCTCTGGTTGAGGAAGACCGGTATTCCCGTTATCGCCGGCACGGACGCCCTGCCCGGCGTGGCCTGGTTTTACGGCAGCCGTTTGGTGGATTTGGCCGGCCGTCTTTATACGAAATTAGTTCTCAAACGCATTTTGAATTTGGCCGACGGCGTTCACCTGATGAGCTCGCAGCTCATGAAACAGGGCGAGAGCATCGGGCTGGATAAAACTAAAGCCTTCACCATCACCCGCGGCGTGGATACCGCCGTTTTCCATCCCGCCCCGCCCCCCGCCGGACTGCGTGAAAGCCTCGGCATCGGCGAGCGGGACACGGTTGTCCTCTACGCCGGACGACTGGACCTGGTCAAGGGCGTGGGCTATCTGCTCCGGGCCGCCGCCCGCGTTTTGCCCCGCCGCCCCGCCGTCAAAGTCCTTATCGTGGGGGAGGGGAGTTTGAGAAAGCAGTACGAAGCATACGCCGCGCCGCTGTCCCCGGCGGTGATATTCGCCGGCTGGCGCAAGGATATCCCGCGGCTCATGAATGCCGCTGATATCTTTGTGTTGCCCTCGCTGTCCGAGGGCGCCGCCAACGTGGCTATGGAGGCCGGTGCCTCCGGCCTGCCGGTTATCGCCAGCGCGGTGGGAGAGATACCTCATATCATCGTTCCGGGCCTCACCGGGGAGCTGGTCGCGCCCGGGGACGTGGACGGCCTTGCCGCCGCTCTGGAAAAGCTGCTGGACAGTCCGGCGCTGGCCAGGCAAATGGGTGAGGCCGCC
- a CDS encoding oligosaccharyl transferase, archaeosortase A system-associated, whose protein sequence is MKLPSISPRWYIPLALIAFIVLSLLFRIALPYHQIFTDEGIKYASNDSYTFMRMVDNWVYNFPHVTGIDVYRIYPGNPGAVGFSFFNWMIAFISWLLGLGSPSQHLIDVVGVCFPAVLGALTVIPAYFLGKTLFNRAVGLLAAALMVVMPGEFLGRSILGFTDYHVAETLFSMTAALFLILAVKTAGARQLTWGQFRRRDFKPALKPLLFGLLGGFFLALYLLTWQGASLFVFIITLYFVVQFIIDHLKKRSSDYLGIAGFTLFFVALLICLPFSMPGYIVIGLVVAMLVPPALSAVSWLVTRLRWRPYFYPLVVVGLGAAFIAVFYAVAPSTFNIIMDRFKFIFLPSGATAATTMEMQPLLAPDGYFTTGLAWGNFTTSFFLIRGWPIPGFGIIAFFILVWLYIKNRAEDKTLLFFFFWTLVIFIATLIQRRFCYYLVVNLSLLSAYISWQIIWQAGLKKVTLRRQEAAALKLEKKKPRKESGFSIYHVNVILAVIAVFFLVFFWNITRAKDTASHVYYAPSDAWQASLVWMRDNTPEPFGDPSVYYDIYEPAASGPNFVYPDSAYGVTAWWDYGYWISRTARRLPNANPAQATEPIQKVAVFFLSGDDATRDEIRQELDSSYVIIDYDLTSLLSKFSAVVTWADRSQNEFAGVYYYVDNNNQLVPAILYYPEYYRTLMVRLYNFNGEAVSDVAPLVVTYEDRATDDGYQYRLLTDAYEATSYQDALDYMAEHASENCLLVGQDPFVSPVALDAVSDYELVYSSDPALNSADITDTSEIKIFHYTGSD, encoded by the coding sequence GTGAAGTTACCTTCTATCAGCCCGCGGTGGTACATCCCGCTGGCGCTTATCGCTTTTATCGTTCTTTCCCTGCTCTTCCGCATCGCCTTGCCTTACCATCAGATTTTTACTGACGAGGGGATAAAGTATGCCAGCAACGATTCCTACACCTTCATGCGTATGGTGGACAACTGGGTCTATAATTTTCCCCATGTCACCGGCATAGACGTTTACCGCATTTATCCCGGCAATCCTGGCGCCGTCGGGTTTTCCTTTTTTAACTGGATGATAGCTTTCATCTCCTGGTTGCTTGGTCTTGGTTCGCCCAGCCAGCACCTTATCGACGTCGTTGGTGTGTGTTTCCCGGCCGTGCTCGGCGCCCTCACCGTTATCCCCGCCTATTTCCTCGGTAAAACGCTTTTTAACCGCGCCGTGGGTCTGCTGGCCGCCGCTTTGATGGTGGTGATGCCCGGCGAGTTCCTGGGGCGCTCCATTCTTGGGTTTACGGACTATCATGTCGCCGAGACGCTGTTCAGCATGACGGCGGCGCTCTTTCTGATACTGGCCGTCAAGACCGCCGGCGCCAGGCAGCTTACCTGGGGGCAATTCCGGCGGCGGGACTTTAAGCCGGCCCTTAAGCCTCTTCTCTTCGGCCTGCTGGGGGGCTTTTTCCTGGCGCTTTACCTGCTTACCTGGCAGGGCGCGTCGCTTTTTGTCTTTATCATCACCCTCTATTTCGTCGTCCAGTTTATCATCGACCACCTCAAGAAAAGGTCGTCGGACTATCTGGGCATCGCTGGCTTCACCCTGTTTTTCGTGGCGCTGTTAATCTGCCTGCCGTTCTCTATGCCGGGTTACATCGTTATCGGCCTGGTCGTCGCCATGCTGGTGCCCCCGGCGCTTTCCGCTGTTTCCTGGCTGGTGACCCGGCTGCGCTGGCGGCCTTATTTTTATCCGCTGGTGGTGGTGGGGCTGGGGGCGGCCTTTATCGCCGTTTTTTACGCCGTTGCCCCGTCCACTTTTAATATCATCATGGACAGGTTTAAGTTCATCTTCCTTCCCAGCGGCGCCACCGCGGCCACCACTATGGAAATGCAGCCCCTGCTTGCGCCGGACGGCTATTTTACCACCGGGCTGGCCTGGGGCAACTTTACCACCAGCTTTTTCCTCATCCGGGGCTGGCCTATTCCCGGGTTCGGCATTATCGCCTTCTTTATCCTGGTCTGGCTTTATATCAAAAACCGCGCTGAAGATAAAACCCTGCTGTTTTTCTTTTTCTGGACGCTGGTGATATTCATCGCCACCCTCATCCAGCGCCGTTTCTGCTATTACCTGGTCGTCAATCTCTCCCTGCTTTCCGCTTATATTTCCTGGCAGATAATCTGGCAGGCCGGATTGAAGAAAGTGACTCTCCGGCGTCAGGAAGCGGCGGCGCTCAAGCTGGAAAAGAAAAAGCCCAGGAAAGAAAGCGGCTTCTCCATTTATCACGTCAATGTCATTCTGGCCGTCATCGCGGTGTTCTTCCTGGTCTTCTTCTGGAATATCACCCGGGCCAAAGACACGGCCTCTCACGTATATTACGCCCCTTCGGACGCCTGGCAGGCCTCGCTTGTCTGGATGCGCGATAACACCCCCGAGCCCTTTGGCGACCCCTCGGTGTACTATGACATCTACGAGCCGGCCGCCTCCGGCCCGAATTTCGTTTACCCGGATTCCGCTTACGGCGTTACCGCCTGGTGGGACTACGGCTACTGGATATCCCGCACCGCCCGCCGTCTGCCCAACGCCAATCCCGCCCAGGCCACTGAGCCGATACAAAAAGTGGCCGTTTTCTTCCTTTCCGGGGACGATGCCACTCGCGATGAAATCCGCCAAGAGCTGGATTCCTCCTACGTTATCATCGATTATGATTTGACCAGCCTCCTTTCCAAGTTCTCGGCGGTAGTTACCTGGGCGGACAGGTCCCAGAACGAATTCGCCGGTGTTTATTATTATGTGGATAATAATAACCAGCTTGTGCCCGCGATTCTCTACTATCCGGAGTATTACCGTACGCTAATGGTCAGGCTGTACAATTTTAACGGCGAAGCGGTATCTGATGTTGCTCCGCTGGTAGTCACCTATGAAGACAGGGCTACCGACGATGGTTATCAGTACCGCCTGCTTACCGATGCCTATGAAGCCACCAGCTACCAGGATGCTCTGGACTACATGGCGGAACATGCCTCGGAAAACTGTCTTCTCGTGGGGCAGGACCCGTTTGTCAGCCCGGTCGCTCTGGATGCGGTGTCAGACTATGAGCTGGTCTATAGCTCGGACCCCGCCCTGAACTCCGCGGACATCACGGATACCTCTGAGATAAAAATATTCCATTATACGGGCAGCGATTGA
- a CDS encoding DUF1616 domain-containing protein encodes MDKRAEAKALQRLFTAILVLATVGALAVLIYNITAGPPETLTEFYILDGEGRTADYPFQLKAGEEASLTLGIINREQATLSYRVEININGAPEDILGPITLAADEKHEQQVTFTLENPGQQQRIDFFLYKQGQDEVLESLYLLVNVTE; translated from the coding sequence ATGGACAAAAGGGCAGAAGCCAAGGCTTTACAACGGCTGTTTACCGCCATCCTGGTGCTGGCGACGGTGGGAGCGCTGGCGGTACTCATCTATAACATTACGGCGGGGCCGCCGGAGACACTGACCGAGTTCTATATCCTCGACGGGGAGGGGAGGACAGCGGACTATCCCTTCCAGCTCAAGGCGGGGGAAGAGGCGAGCCTGACGCTGGGCATCATCAACCGGGAACAGGCGACCCTAAGCTACCGGGTGGAAATCAATATCAACGGCGCGCCCGAAGATATCCTGGGGCCGATAACGCTGGCCGCCGACGAAAAACATGAGCAGCAGGTTACTTTCACCCTGGAAAACCCGGGCCAACAGCAAAGAATAGATTTCTTTCTATACAAGCAGGGGCAGGACGAGGTGCTGGAGTCCCTCTACCTGCTGGTCAACGTGACGGAATAA
- a CDS encoding uroporphyrinogen decarboxylase family protein, whose amino-acid sequence MEKPWSDLTKEEKREQRLQDYIHPVGVKFRDAKAEKLYHERVKRQLAASMCEKPDRVPVSLPLGGYPAYYSGYNFKKIMYDYKAAREASSKFMWDFYEDMDSYGGIGLAFSGKVFDILDYHQYSWPGHGLGDDATTYQYNEKQYMSPDEYDRFIDDPGDFGFRVLTPRTVGAAEPWQHFPHMTNINGMPLVAVYPFIRPDVRESFKKFIAAGEELERQQAENMVFAKECLEAGFPMGRGGMGSAPFDLIADNLRGTSGIAIDMFRKPEKLLEAIEVVTKIHIARLIEGVNAMNGFQVSFPLHKGDDVFMSRPQFEKFYWPSLKRVVDALIEEGIMVSLFAEGRHNQRLDYYGDFPKGWVTWMFDRTDMAKAKKAVGDKCCISGNVPASLMIAGTPQQVKDCCRQLIEDCAPGGGYVLAGGCSATETKNPENFRVFMQAAKEYGMY is encoded by the coding sequence ATGGAAAAACCATGGTCGGATTTGACTAAGGAAGAAAAACGGGAGCAGCGGCTCCAGGACTATATCCATCCCGTCGGCGTTAAGTTCCGTGACGCTAAAGCGGAGAAGCTTTACCACGAGCGGGTCAAGCGCCAGCTGGCGGCCAGTATGTGTGAAAAACCGGACCGCGTGCCGGTGTCGCTGCCGTTGGGGGGCTATCCGGCCTATTACTCCGGCTATAATTTCAAGAAAATCATGTATGATTACAAAGCTGCCCGTGAGGCGTCTAGCAAGTTCATGTGGGACTTCTATGAGGATATGGACAGCTACGGCGGCATCGGCCTGGCTTTTTCCGGCAAGGTGTTCGATATCCTGGATTACCACCAGTACTCCTGGCCCGGCCACGGCCTGGGCGACGATGCCACCACCTACCAGTATAACGAGAAGCAGTATATGTCCCCCGATGAGTACGACCGCTTTATCGATGACCCCGGCGACTTCGGTTTCCGGGTGCTGACCCCGCGGACCGTCGGCGCGGCGGAGCCTTGGCAGCATTTCCCGCACATGACCAACATCAACGGTATGCCCCTGGTGGCCGTCTATCCCTTCATCCGCCCGGATGTGCGGGAGTCGTTTAAAAAATTCATCGCCGCCGGAGAGGAGCTGGAAAGGCAGCAGGCGGAGAATATGGTCTTCGCTAAAGAGTGCCTGGAAGCTGGTTTCCCCATGGGGCGGGGCGGCATGGGCAGCGCGCCGTTCGACCTTATTGCCGATAATCTGCGCGGCACCTCCGGTATCGCTATCGATATGTTCCGCAAGCCGGAGAAGCTGCTTGAAGCCATCGAGGTGGTGACCAAAATCCACATCGCCCGGCTGATTGAAGGCGTTAACGCCATGAATGGCTTTCAGGTCAGCTTCCCCCTGCACAAGGGCGATGATGTTTTCATGTCCCGCCCGCAGTTTGAGAAGTTCTACTGGCCCAGCCTGAAGCGGGTCGTGGACGCTTTAATTGAGGAAGGCATCATGGTTTCGCTTTTCGCCGAGGGCCGGCACAACCAGCGGCTTGATTATTACGGCGATTTCCCCAAGGGCTGGGTGACCTGGATGTTCGACCGCACGGATATGGCCAAAGCCAAAAAAGCCGTGGGTGATAAGTGCTGCATCAGCGGCAATGTCCCCGCCTCCCTGATGATTGCCGGCACGCCCCAGCAGGTCAAGGACTGCTGCCGCCAGCTTATCGAGGACTGTGCGCCCGGCGGCGGCTACGTTCTGGCCGGCGGCTGCTCCGCCACGGAGACCAAGAACCCGGAGAACTTCCGCGTGTTCATGCAGGCCGCTAAAGAATACGGCATGTACTAA
- a CDS encoding zinc ribbon domain-containing protein, with the protein MKNILKKCLPVILLAVLLLCAVPATPVMGWGAVVDASEVHQLILRTAYNFLSSDPAFNPEIFPTLEEILANEGVTEWVSGNGPGPDAENANSPWADHWYNADAPGSKGNAPNAVKREFQDLLQFMLDIKIGSGITQSSSPQHAAAWGAHFLADVETPFHTNGVSREEILRIYNAQGGHGASSIILDADIVGSLDFCYRCVFDPDWDFKPEIEAFLARTDPMADWFDPWYNNGATDISSSHVLWEGFAGNIKTIPAVTTYSPGWKNWENKTPVYDLATIAANQAGQAAAFAELAAENSRRTQLAGLNNPEACVAVAAQRVASLWRAGFTAVSPWLEVTVPDATKPNEFKITGHFTNTGSGQASQVKAKLTVTGGTISGGDTKSAPDASAGNTSEISWNVKANSADGCSLRLDVVYDYSQPDMQYASVQDRTGQVQPAATTPADNGLHSTVILINGSSQIKGISFMGFVNLIANAVESLPDEGVEVALYGYGKGPYYGEENWYGPVSPFLSPAALSQALSGIPDSDAEALGGAPLAAAITGAGQYLQTGAKGTTGSIILLSPTSVDTTGGDPEAAVKSLTAGIEYDNWNPFIEKAFAAGIPVSFQVVGVNVASAADEQGLRDLAAAGNGSYFNVSNMNQLGATLAKAIEQGMQDAGASDKFQFEWWWFAAGGAVLLLVIALITGTRRKQPVTVNAGAYTPPARPSYTAAPPPVMSPPTAAPVIEGLFCPKCGAQAQQNANFCTRCGATLEATATAAPAVPSNIYCTHCGNTIPADSAFCNRCGTATTPGTSRTQPPPAAPATAGKSYAAWWLLGIFLGIIGGVIAWSSLKNENPTVARRILMFGLFITLVVFMVVTQNMI; encoded by the coding sequence ATGAAGAATATTTTAAAAAAATGCTTACCTGTAATTCTCCTGGCGGTATTACTCCTCTGCGCCGTCCCGGCGACGCCGGTAATGGGGTGGGGGGCGGTAGTCGACGCCTCAGAAGTGCACCAGCTTATCCTCAGGACAGCCTATAATTTCCTGAGCAGCGACCCGGCTTTCAATCCGGAAATCTTCCCGACACTGGAAGAAATCCTGGCTAACGAGGGTGTGACGGAATGGGTGAGCGGCAACGGTCCCGGCCCGGACGCCGAGAACGCCAACTCCCCGTGGGCCGACCACTGGTATAACGCCGATGCGCCCGGCAGCAAGGGCAACGCCCCCAACGCCGTCAAGCGGGAGTTCCAGGACTTGCTACAGTTCATGCTGGACATCAAAATCGGCTCCGGCATTACCCAGAGCTCCTCGCCACAGCACGCCGCCGCCTGGGGAGCGCATTTCCTGGCGGACGTGGAGACACCCTTCCATACCAACGGCGTTTCCCGCGAGGAAATCCTGCGTATTTACAACGCCCAGGGCGGGCACGGCGCCAGCAGCATTATCCTCGACGCAGATATAGTGGGGTCGCTGGACTTCTGTTACCGGTGCGTTTTCGACCCGGACTGGGATTTCAAACCTGAAATCGAGGCTTTCCTGGCGAGGACCGACCCCATGGCGGACTGGTTCGACCCGTGGTACAACAACGGCGCGACCGACATTTCATCCAGCCACGTGCTCTGGGAGGGGTTTGCGGGCAATATCAAGACCATCCCCGCGGTAACCACCTACAGCCCGGGCTGGAAGAACTGGGAGAATAAAACCCCCGTTTATGACCTGGCCACCATCGCGGCCAACCAGGCCGGGCAAGCCGCCGCTTTTGCCGAACTGGCGGCGGAAAACTCAAGGCGTACCCAGCTGGCCGGGCTGAACAACCCGGAAGCCTGCGTGGCGGTCGCGGCACAGCGCGTGGCCAGTCTCTGGCGGGCCGGCTTTACGGCGGTTTCCCCGTGGCTGGAAGTAACCGTGCCGGATGCAACCAAACCCAACGAATTTAAGATAACAGGGCATTTTACCAATACAGGCAGCGGCCAAGCGTCCCAGGTCAAAGCTAAACTGACCGTTACCGGCGGCACCATCTCCGGCGGCGATACCAAGAGCGCCCCGGACGCCAGCGCCGGAAACACTTCTGAAATTTCCTGGAACGTCAAGGCGAACAGCGCGGACGGCTGCTCCCTGCGGCTGGACGTGGTCTACGATTACAGCCAGCCGGACATGCAGTACGCTTCCGTCCAGGACCGTACCGGCCAAGTACAGCCCGCGGCCACTACCCCCGCCGATAACGGCCTGCACTCCACGGTCATCCTCATCAACGGCTCGTCACAGATAAAAGGCATCTCCTTCATGGGCTTCGTCAACCTTATAGCCAACGCGGTGGAAAGCCTGCCCGACGAGGGAGTAGAGGTAGCCCTTTACGGCTACGGCAAGGGCCCGTATTACGGCGAGGAAAACTGGTACGGCCCGGTGTCCCCGTTCCTATCTCCGGCGGCCCTGAGCCAGGCATTGAGCGGCATCCCGGACAGTGACGCCGAAGCACTCGGCGGAGCGCCGCTGGCAGCCGCCATCACGGGGGCCGGGCAATATCTCCAGACGGGCGCCAAAGGCACCACCGGCTCCATTATTTTACTCAGCCCGACCAGCGTGGACACGACCGGGGGCGACCCGGAGGCGGCGGTAAAAAGCCTGACCGCCGGCATAGAATACGATAACTGGAACCCGTTTATCGAAAAAGCCTTCGCGGCGGGCATCCCCGTTTCCTTCCAGGTGGTGGGGGTGAACGTGGCTTCCGCCGCCGACGAACAGGGTCTGAGAGACCTGGCGGCCGCCGGGAACGGCAGCTATTTCAACGTCAGCAATATGAACCAGCTGGGGGCGACGCTGGCCAAGGCAATAGAACAAGGCATGCAGGACGCCGGCGCTTCCGATAAATTCCAATTCGAGTGGTGGTGGTTCGCGGCGGGGGGAGCCGTTTTATTACTGGTAATAGCACTTATCACCGGCACCCGCCGCAAACAGCCGGTGACCGTTAACGCCGGGGCATATACCCCACCTGCCCGGCCGTCATATACCGCCGCACCGCCGCCGGTGATGAGCCCGCCCACCGCGGCGCCGGTTATAGAGGGGCTTTTCTGTCCCAAATGCGGCGCACAGGCCCAGCAGAACGCCAACTTCTGCACGCGCTGCGGGGCAACGCTGGAGGCTACAGCGACCGCCGCACCGGCCGTCCCTAGCAATATTTACTGCACGCATTGCGGCAACACCATCCCGGCGGACAGCGCTTTCTGCAATCGGTGCGGCACGGCTACCACCCCGGGGACCAGCCGGACCCAACCGCCGCCCGCGGCCCCGGCCACGGCCGGCAAGTCATACGCCGCGTGGTGGCTACTGGGGATTTTCCTGGGGATTATCGGCGGGGTGATTGCATGGTCGTCTTTGAAGAACGAAAACCCGACGGTCGCCCGGCGCATATTGATGTTCGGCCTGTTCATCACCCTGGTGGTGTTCATGGTGGTGACGCAGAACATGATTTAG
- a CDS encoding FAD-dependent oxidoreductase, whose amino-acid sequence MAANTRFPHLLAPGQIGKIKTKNRFIKTANGTSFIERDGFVGDRAIAYYEALAKGGIGLLIVESCGVEFPLACQHVDAQFRLSDDKYIPSYAELAKAVHAQGCPIMVQFQHAGPWNPTGLLPKRDTKAASAMTREELPGPDFEICRAMTHEEMKEAEETWIKAAVRAWKAGFDGVEINGGTCHQINTFLSRIWNKREDEYGPQSLENRARYMTDIIQGVKQRCGPDFTVTCLINIREYNHPKATTMEEGVGLAKIMQDAGADAIQCRAHIYGHREGLLQPDRLLYPEAPPWLKTDLGDLDWSRKGHGATWPLVVAVKKVVTVPAWAAGRLDAPLGEKFLREGKLDFVPMVRRLLADHELPNKVINDRMEDIRPCCGCLHCMDVRNRNECIECRVNPDLGKERQYVIKPAAKKKNVMVVGGGLSGMQAALTAAQRGHSVTLYEKSLKLGGLVPIAALVKDLETDVLLDLLAWYKRQLKKEGVTIKVNKTVDVDFIKEKKPDTVVLALGGTVVMFPNLPGINRKNVMDLTKLDKLLMILGPKMSDWGAGIMMPGVGKRVIVMGGEHHGCEIAEWLTKKGRQVTICHTTENFAEGMTVDDKLRLLPWYERKGVKLYGGVKYEEINEKGLVITTKEGQKIQLEADTVMPSLFLKQNLDMADKLKGIVSEVYTVGSCFKPEPDLMVDATRAGAEAGHKI is encoded by the coding sequence ATGGCAGCAAACACCAGATTTCCCCATCTGCTGGCACCGGGACAGATAGGGAAGATAAAAACCAAGAACCGTTTTATCAAGACCGCTAACGGGACGTCCTTCATTGAGCGGGACGGCTTCGTGGGCGACAGGGCAATTGCTTATTATGAAGCACTGGCCAAGGGCGGCATCGGACTTTTGATAGTGGAGTCCTGCGGTGTGGAGTTCCCGCTGGCCTGCCAGCACGTGGACGCCCAGTTCCGCCTCAGCGACGACAAGTATATCCCGAGCTATGCCGAGCTGGCCAAGGCCGTGCACGCGCAGGGCTGCCCGATAATGGTGCAGTTCCAGCACGCCGGGCCGTGGAATCCCACCGGCCTGCTCCCGAAGCGCGACACCAAAGCGGCTTCCGCCATGACGCGGGAAGAGCTGCCGGGGCCGGACTTCGAGATTTGCCGCGCCATGACCCACGAAGAGATGAAAGAAGCCGAGGAAACGTGGATAAAAGCGGCGGTGCGGGCCTGGAAAGCCGGGTTCGACGGCGTGGAAATCAACGGCGGCACCTGCCACCAGATTAATACCTTCCTTTCCCGCATCTGGAACAAGCGCGAGGACGAGTACGGGCCGCAGAGCCTGGAAAACCGCGCCCGCTATATGACGGATATCATCCAGGGCGTGAAGCAACGCTGCGGGCCGGACTTCACGGTTACCTGCCTGATCAATATCCGGGAATACAATCACCCCAAGGCCACCACGATGGAAGAAGGCGTGGGGCTGGCGAAAATCATGCAGGATGCCGGCGCCGACGCCATACAGTGCCGGGCGCACATCTACGGCCACCGCGAAGGCCTGCTGCAACCCGATAGACTACTTTACCCCGAAGCGCCGCCGTGGCTGAAAACCGACCTGGGCGACCTGGACTGGAGCAGGAAGGGACACGGGGCTACCTGGCCGCTGGTGGTAGCCGTAAAAAAGGTGGTAACCGTACCGGCCTGGGCGGCCGGGCGTCTCGATGCCCCGCTCGGCGAGAAATTCCTGCGGGAGGGCAAGCTGGACTTCGTGCCCATGGTGCGCCGCCTGCTGGCCGACCACGAGCTGCCGAATAAAGTCATCAACGACCGGATGGAAGATATAAGGCCCTGCTGCGGCTGTCTGCACTGCATGGACGTGCGCAACCGCAACGAGTGCATCGAATGCCGGGTCAACCCGGACCTGGGCAAGGAGCGGCAATACGTGATAAAACCGGCCGCCAAGAAGAAGAATGTCATGGTGGTGGGAGGCGGCCTTTCCGGCATGCAGGCGGCCCTTACCGCCGCGCAGCGCGGCCATAGCGTGACCCTGTACGAAAAGAGTCTGAAACTCGGCGGGCTGGTACCCATCGCCGCCCTGGTCAAGGACCTGGAAACCGATGTTTTACTCGACCTGCTGGCCTGGTACAAACGCCAGCTGAAAAAAGAGGGCGTAACCATAAAGGTGAACAAGACGGTGGATGTGGACTTCATTAAAGAAAAGAAGCCGGACACGGTCGTGCTCGCCCTGGGCGGGACGGTCGTCATGTTCCCGAACCTGCCCGGCATCAACCGGAAGAACGTGATGGACCTCACCAAGCTGGACAAGCTCCTGATGATTCTCGGCCCCAAGATGTCCGACTGGGGCGCGGGCATCATGATGCCCGGCGTGGGCAAACGCGTCATCGTCATGGGCGGCGAACACCACGGCTGTGAAATAGCCGAGTGGCTGACCAAGAAAGGCCGCCAGGTCACTATCTGCCATACCACGGAAAACTTCGCCGAGGGCATGACGGTTGACGACAAGCTGCGGCTGCTGCCCTGGTACGAGCGGAAGGGCGTCAAGCTCTACGGCGGCGTCAAGTACGAAGAAATCAACGAGAAAGGCCTGGTTATCACCACCAAAGAAGGCCAGAAAATACAACTCGAGGCAGACACGGTCATGCCGTCCCTGTTCCTCAAACAGAACCTGGACATGGCCGACAAGCTGAAGGGCATCGTCTCCGAAGTATATACCGTCGGGAGCTGTTTCAAACCGGAACCGGACCTGATGGTAGACGCCACCAGAGCCGGCGCGGAGGCGGGACACAAAATTTAA